The genomic stretch TTTTATCAGATGGAAATTATTCTGAAATTTGAACGCTCAGTTTCCCTGAACAAAGCCAAGGAAAGTTTACTAGAGACCATTAATATTTTTCTGAGCAAAAACCCAGATAAAAAAATCCAGGTCATTTACGATGTGGATCCTATGTAAAGCATAATTATGAAAAAATTATTTTTCCTTTTATTTTTAGCCACAGCCTTCTTTTCTTGTAAAAAGGAAGATCAGGATAAGATTGACCAAGATATAATTACCAAGTACATCGCTGACCAAAATCTTGATGCCAAGGCAACCGGATCAGGGTTGTATTATGTAATAGAAGAAGAAGGCACTGGCCGCCATCCGGAATCAAACAGTTATGTAAAAGTAGCTTACAAAGGCTACCTAACAGATGGAACCGTGTTCGACCAAAGTTCTGCCGCAGGAATTAAGTTTAAACTTACCCAAGTAATAGAGGGCTGGACGGAAGGAATTCCACTTTTTAAAGTAGGGGGAAAAGGAAAGCTAATTATTCCTTCCAAACTTGGCTATGGCGATCAATCAACCTCAGGGATCCCCGCAAACTCCGTATTGATTTTTGACATTGAGCTTCTTCAAGTGTATTAATCCCCTCTCCCTTTTTCGAGATAATCATTTATCGATAATACTATACAGTATTGCGCCAAACCGTAAGTAAGCATTACCGCTATGCTCAGATACACTGTACTTTCGTTAAATTTATTAAAGGCCAGAATTAAATCTGAGATCAAAAACAAAAAAGCTCCTAAAGCACTCAGCCATTGCAAGCCTTTATTAGCGTAAGCAAAAAGCAAGCTTATCACAAAATGCAGCCCTAGAACAATACCGTACACATACAAATAGAGCTCTAGCTCGGGCGGTGTATTTACATAGGTATACAGAGTCCATAAACCAGCTCCAGCTATAGCCCCACCTCCTGCTAAAGCCGCTAAACTCACCTTTAGCTTTTGGCCAAAGTAAAATAGAAGGTAAAATACATGCGCAATTAAAAAGGCGGCCATTCCACCTAAAAAGAAAAACTCTCCATCCCGCATTAATAATACATCCCCAGCCAATGAAAGAGCTAATGCCGCAGCTACTTGTTTTATGGAAACTGTGGTAAATCCATTTCTATTGATAAAAAATACAGCAAGGCTGAAAAGTAGTAAAGGCTTACTCAGGTAATATAATTCAACGCTGTCCGGCTTATAAATTACCACCAAGTGCAGCAATAGTATAGACAAGTATATTTTGGAAAAATCTTTTGTTTTCAATGTCGCTTTATTAAATGATCAATCAGAGGTTATTTTCCTGACGAAATGATGGTCAAACTCAAGCAAAACAGACATACCGTCAGTATTGCTTTGTAAGAACAGACACTTTGTCTGAGCGCTTCTCGTAAAACACCCACATTTTGCCTTTGGTATTTAGTTTGACTAATCCTCAGCAAATAAAACATTAAAACAAACGATTATGAAACTTATAAAGAGAGAAGAAATGAATCCAAGAATTAATCCACTATTTGGCAGTTTTCTATCTGATGATTTTTTCAACTGGCCAGCCACTAATGTTGAAAGAACCAGAGGCTATTCACCAGCAGTAAATATTGCTGAAGATGAAAATGGCTTTACACTTGACATAGCTGCACCAGGGCTAAAAAAGGAAGATTTCAATATTTCAGTTGAAGATAATTTACTTACCATTTCTGCGGAAGTAAGAACAGAGAGCGAGGATAAAACTCCGAACTACACAAGAAAAGAGTTTGGATTCAAGAGTTTTAAAAGATCATTCAGAATTACTGAAGATCAGATAAATCAAGAGGATATTAAAGCAAGTTATGAAAACGGAGTATTGAGCATTGCACTCCCAAAAAAGGAAGAGGCAAAACCTCAACCAGCTCGTGCTATTAGTATTTCTTAGAAAAGACTTTTCATAGAGGTTGATTAGATTAGGTTAATGGTTAATAGGGGTGAAAGAAATTTCATCCCTATTTTTTTACCAATCCAAATGATCTAAAAAGGCGTTAATGTTTCCACTGTATGAAGTAACAGCTATTACTTCACCATTATTCATCATTAGTGAAAAATCATTATCACCACCTGCCGTAACGCGCACGACATCTGCTAGAGCATAGACCTTTTCTGCTTGCAACATTTGTCGAGTGTATATTTTATCACCATCTATTTTTAGATACACGTTAAACTGAAGTGCCACCAAAACCAACGCTGGAATTAGCGTCATAGCCGAAAAAATTCTAGTGAAAACCTTGCGACTAGCGGTGCTATAGGAAGCGTAAGCCGGAAGCATAGACAAAGATTTTACTCCAAAAAAATGGGCATATACAGCCTTGGAAGATTGAGTGCTTATATAAAAACCAATAATCAACGATGGTGCAAATAGGCCAACCTGCTCCGCTACCAGCACTCCACTATAATGACCCAAGCTGTGAAAAATATTGAATGCGATATAAATGACCCAAAAAGCGATAAATGAAAACACTACACCCGAAAACAGAAAGATAAATGAATATGCAGCTCTGTTGAGAATACCTAATTGTTTTTGAGTGTTCTCTACTTTCGATAGTCCCATTGATTTGAAAACAAATCTTTTAAAAATAAAAAACAGACCTACAAGAAGACTAACTTCTAAAGCAAATTTGAGGATAAACATGACGAGTGAGAATTAGAGTTTCAAACAAATTTCCAAATGTTTTCTCCTGTCGGCAGTGGAGCCTCAAACGTTAAAGACTCTCCTGAAACAGGATGGTCAAATATAACCTTTTTAGCATGCAAGCACACACTAGCGTCTTTGTTACTCCTTGAAAACCCGTACTTTAAGTCTCCTTTTATCGGACACCCTATCGCAGAAAGTTGCACTCTAATTTGATGGTGTCTCCCCGTTTCCAATCTGATTTCCAAAACACTGTATTGCTCCAATTTTTTGACCACTTGGTAATTTAGAGCCGCTCTTTTTCCACCCTTTATAGGTTTAAAAAAATACTCAGATTTATTCTTTTTCTCATTTTTCTTGAGGAAATGCTCCAGATGATCGGCCTCTTTTGGTGGGAAACCCTTTACAATAGCCCAATATATTTTCTCAACTTCCCGTTTTTCGAAGATCGCATTCATCCTTGTCAAAGCTTTGGAAGTTTTGGCAAAAACCACAATTCCAGAGGTAGGCCTATCCAAGCGATGCACCAATCCTGTGAAAACATTTCCGGGCTTGTTGTACTTATCCTTTATATATTCTCTTACTTTTTCAAGCAAAGGTTTGTCTCCTGTAAAGTCACCTTGCACTAATTCGCCAGCAAGCTTATTTACCACAATAAGATGATTATCCTCAAAGAGGATTCTTTTTGATACTGGTTTTTCCAAACTGCTAGTATTGTTCTTTCTCGTTCGGAAAGTCTGAAGACTTCACATCTGTAATATAGTTCTGTACGGCACCATTTATATCTTCATAAAGGTTAAGATACCTACGTAAGAATCTTGGGTGAAACTCATGAGTCATTCCCAGCATATCATGCAATACCAGCACTTGGCCATCTACATCGCCACCAGCACCAATACCTATCACGGGAATAGAAATAGCTTTCGCTACTTTAGCGGCAAGCTTAGCTGGAATTTTTTCTAACACTAAGGCAAAACAACCGGCTTCCTCCAATTTCTTAGCATCCGAAATTAACTTTTCCGCCTCTTCTTCCTCTTTTGCTCTTACAGTATATGTTCCAAATTTGTAGATTGACTGTGGAGTCAACCCCAAATGACCCATCACAGGAATACCAGCAGTCAAAATTCTCCTTACTGAAGTAAGAACCTCTACTCCACCTTCCAATTTTACAGCATGAGCGCCACTCTCCTTCATTATTTTAATAGAAGAGTTAAGGGCTGTTTTGGAATTTCCCTGATAACTACCAAAAGGAAGATCCACCACCACAAGGGCTCTTTCTACTGCTCGAACCACTGAACTGGCGTGATAAATCATTTGATCTAAAGTAATGGGGAGTGTGGTTTCATGACCAGCCATCACATTAGAAGCAGAATCACCAACTAATATTACATCAATCCCTGCACTATCAATTATTTTGGCAAGAGTAAAATCATAGGCGGTAAGCATAGATATCTTCTCACCATTTTGCTTCATCTCCTGCACGGAATTGGTAGTTACTTTCTTAAAATCTGACTTTGCGACTGACATAATATTTTTTTAGAGCTACAAAATTATACTTTTGCGGCAGAAGGCCGTTATTTTAAATATTTATCAGGCCACCCTATTTCGACTTAGCAGTCTATGAATAAATGATTATGTCAAAAAAACGGATGAAGTACTTAACTATATTTTCCCTTCTAGCTTTTATCACCTTGTTTTCGTCATCATGTGATAACGACTTTAATATTAATGACGATTGGGCAGATATAACAGTGGTGTATGGTTTATTAGACCCTGCTGCTGATACCAACTGGATTCGCGTGCAAAGAGCTTATCTTGGAGAAGCCGCTGCATCAGCTTCTTATGGAGAGCCAGATTCAGTTTATTATGATACTACTGCCATTTCAGTTTACCTGGAGGCTTATTCACGTGGTGCTGATGGTTCTTTAGGAACCCCAGTAAATACTATCTTTTTGAAACCTGACTTTACAAGTAGAAAACTTGATGATGGCATTTACAGTACAGACGACTTTCGCCTATACCGCACAACCGAAACCATAGAAGAGGATAAAACCTACAAACTTGTGGTAGAAAAGAGCAATGCTAAACACCCTGAAGCATCTTCAATAACAGAAATTGTAGGTATTCAGCAATCCAGTAATTCTGGGTTTAGATTTGTATTACCAAACCCTAATGTAATCGCAGCACGTACCTTTAATGGCAATTTAAAGTGGTATCAAAGTGATCAGGCTGAAATTTATGAGGTTGATGTTTACTTTTACTATAAAGAAGTGAATCGCCAAACTGGTGCTGTTGAGCATTTAGTGCAAAAGCTAGACTACACTACTATTGAAGGAGCCCAAATCCCAGCTGACCCATTTGAAACTATTGATGTAGATGGTTCGCCTAATAATATTTACACTCTACTTGCAAGCAACTTACCTGAACTAAAACCAAATACTCTACGATTTTTCAAAAGCTTTACTGTTATTATATGGGCCGGTGGAGAAGATTTAGCAAAGTACATTGACCTTAACAGACCAACTGAAGGAGTTAACAACAGTAAGCCTGAATTTCCAGACATTGAGAACGGTACGGGCTTATTTTCATCGCGCACAAGCATTATGCTTGACGAAGTTGCAATGAGCCAGCAAATGGCTACCACCTACTATTTATCCAGTACACTTTGCGAAAAAGGATTTGCCATAGTAACAAGTGGCGACACTTGCTATTGCGAGCGCATTCCTGGTATCGGGCCTGAGCGCGTATGTGACTAATAAAAACTGACAGATAGACATTTTCGATATTTCAATGTCTGACGTAAATAATAGAAACCCTGACAAAACTGTCAGGGTTTCTTATTTATATGCCACTGGCATAATGCTTGACATTAGCTGAGCAAGAATTTGAATAACCAAGATTTAAATAAACAATAATGGGAAAGATCATAGGAATAGACTTGGGTACTACCAACTCCTGCGTAGCCGTAATGGAAGGTAATGAGCCAGTAGTAATCCCTAACAGCGAAGGAAAACGCACCACACCATCAATCATTGCATTTGTGGAAGGTGGCGAACGTAAAGTAGGTGATCCCGCAAAAAGACAAGCTATTACAAACCCACAAAAAACTATCTCTTCAATCAAGAGATTTATGGGTTCTTCTTTTAGCGAAGTTGAAAAAGAAAAAGATCGCGTATCATATAAACTTGTGAAAGGTGAAAACAACACCCCACGTGTAGATATTGACGGTAGAATGTATACTCCTCAGGAGCTTTCAGCAATGGTGCTTCAAAAAATGAAGAAAACTGCTGAAGATTACCTAGGAACAACTGTAGACGAAGCGGTTATCACGGTACCAGCATACTTTAACGACTCTCAGCGCCAAGCTACTAAAGAAGCTGGTGAGATTGCAGGTCTTAAAGTAAGACGTATTATTAACGAACCTACAGCCGCATCTTTGGCTTACGGTATCGACAAAAAAGGTATTGACCAAAAAGTAGTAGTATTTGACTGCGGTGGTGGTACGCATGATGTATCTATCCTTGAACTAGGAGATGGTGTATTTGAAGTACTTTCAACAGACGGAGATACTCACCTTGGTGGTGATGACTTTGACCAAGTACTTATTGACTGGTTGGCAGACGAGTTTAAGAGCGAAGAAGACATGGATCTTAAGAAAGACCCAATGGCACTTCAACGTCTTAAAGAAGCTGCTGAGAAAGCTAAGATTGAGCTTTCATCGTCAAACTCTACTGAAATCAACTTGCCATACATTACAGCAACAGCTAGTGGTCCTAAGCACTTAGTGCGTACGCTTAGCCGTAGCAAGTTTGAGCAATTGGTAGACAGCCTTGTAAAGAGAACTATCGCTCCTTGCGAAAATGCTCTTAAGCAAGCTGGACTTTCTAAGTCTGACATTGACCAGGTAATTCTTGTAGGTGGTAGTACTCGTATTCCTGCTGTACAGGATGCTGTAAAAAACTTCTTTGGAAAAGAGCCTTCAAAAGGTGTAAACCCTGATGAAGTGGTAGCTTTAGGTGCTGCTATTCAAGGTGGTGTTTTGGCTGGTGATGTAAAAGATGTATTGCTTCTTGATGTTACTCCACTATCACTAGGTATCGAAACTATGGGTGGTGTATTGACTAAATTGATCGAAGCAAACACAACTATCCCTACCAAAAAGTCAGAGACATTCTCTACTGCCAGCGATAATCAGCCTTCTGTAGAAATTCACGTTCTACAAGGTGAGCGCCCAATGGCTAAGGATAACAAGACAATTGGAAGATTCCACTTGGCAGATATTCCACCAGCACCAAGAGGTGTACCTCAAATTGAAGTAACATTTGACATTGATGCTAACGGTATCTTGCATGTAGCTGCTAAGGATAAAGCTACCGGTAAAGAGCAAAGCATCCGCATCGAAGCTTCTTCAGGATTGAGCCAGGAAGAAATCGAAAAAATGAAGCAGGAAGCTGAAGCAAATGCTGATGCTGACAATGCTGCAAAAGAGAAAGTAGATAAGCTAAATGCTGCTGACGGAATGGTTTTCCAAACTGAAAAGCAACTTAAAGAATTTGGCGACAAGCTTTCTGCTGATAAAAAAGAGCCTATTGAAAGCGCTTTGACCGAGCTTAAAACCGCTCACCAAAGCCAAGACATTGCTGCAATTGACGCTGCAATGGAGAAAATCAACGAGGCTTGGAAAAATGCTTCTGAAGAAATGTACAAAGCACAAGAAGGTGCTCAAGGCCAGCCGGGCGATGCCGCTCCAGGTGCCGAGGGTGAAGCTTCTGCTGATGATGTGACTGACGTAGAATTTGAAGAAGTAGACGAAGAGAAGAAGTAGTCTTTTGAGTATTGAGTAGTTAGTACTGAGTATTTAGACAGCTGCACTTTATAAATAAATAAACCCCGTTTCGATTACTCGAGACGGGGTTTTGTATTTATAGGGATTGAGTCCTAATCCTTGTAAAATATTTTCTTCGCCACTATGCTTTCATCAGAAAGTAAAGAAAGTAAGTAGCCTCCTTTGGGAAGCGAGGAAATGTCTACTTCCAAAACCTCATCACCTGACACAAGCCCCGAAAACACCTTCTTACCTCCCATATCAAGTACCTGATACTGATGGATTCCTTCCAAATCACCATCCACAGACAAATGGTTAGAAGCTGGATTTGGATAAATCTTAAAGTCTATTGTAGAAAATTCTTTGATGTCAATAGAGTGGGTATAGAGAACGTTTATCTCGGCAGGGGTTAATACTCGATTGTAGATGAGGATGTAGTCCATTGAGCCTTCAAAGTGATGACCTGCATAACTATTTCTTCCTATTTCTACATCAGCTGAAGTTACGGCCGATTTTGCTGAATTGAAGGTATTACATGATTTCGTCTTTAAACCGTTTATCCAGATATTCACTTGACTACTAGCTCCTTCAACCGAAACAACACAAAAATTCCAATCGTAAATCTTTATGCTCAGGCTATCTTCCATACAATCGTAAGTTGAATAATTTTTTTCACTTCCAAAGTCCATGAAACCGTTTAACATTCTTATTCCCCAATCCTTATTAGGATCATTTAGAAACTTTGAAATTATGGGTCTGTTTCCAGAGAATTCTTCAGGTTTAAACCAAAAAGCAAATGAGAACATAATATTAGGCCCTCCTTTTAAAGCAGTTTTGTCCAGCACTTGAATATAGCTCTGCCCATCAAAGTGATAAGCCTCATTCGGTTGTCCAAAGCGGTTGGTGTCCAACTGCATATTACCAACCGTGGTGCCGTGATAGGAACTTCCAGAAGTATCCAATGGATTCCCATCCATAGGGTAAGCGGCAATTAAACCTTGGCTAAGGTTTACCTGGGCGTACATCTGTGAGAAGCCAAGGATGAGTGAAATAAAAAATAATTTTGTCTTCATGGTTAAAGGTTTATTGGTTTTTAAAGCATTATAAATCTATACATTTAGGAGCAAAATGCCTGCTTATCAAGAAGGTTAAATAATATTTTTACCACCCAATTTCACAAATCAACTCATTAACCAATCCATGGACCTCCTCTCCCAACTTTACCAAATTATAAATCAAACACCGGATTCATGGAAAGGTGAGCTTTCGCTAAAGCGGAATGAATACCTGAAGGTAAAAGGAAGTACAGACACCAATTTGTATTATGTAAAATCCGGTTGTTCGCGAGTGTTTATAGAAGATGAATTTGAGGAACACACCATCCGCTTTGGTTATGAAGGAAATTTTATTGCCGCCCTGGATTCACACATTACGGAAAAGCCCTCCCCTTTTTATATTCAAGCTCTTCGCAAAACGGAGCTGAAGGTGATTAGCAAAGAGACTTTTATGCAAATCATAAATAGCAAAACAGAGTATTTACAACTTTGGCAGCAAATGCTCGCTGGTTTGATTTATCAGCAGCTTGAGCGCGAAGTAGATATCCTCACCCATTCTCCTGCTGAGCGATATAGAAGAGTTTTGGAGCGCAGCCCTCAGCTGTTTCAAGAGGTACCGGCCAAGTATATTGCCTCTTATTTACGGATGACTCCTGAAACACTCTCTCGCCTCAAGAAATCTTGATTTCAATCAATGTTTACTTTTTCGGCAATCGTGACCTTTGAATAAATTCAAAAAGACATGAAGATTTCACAAGAAGAACTAATTGATGATTTAGTAAACAGAACCCATAAAATTCTGAATGAAGCTGAGGAATTAAAAGAGCTTTCGGAAAAAGCCTTGCAGTGGCGGCAAGCCCCAGAAAGCTGGAGTGTATTGGAATGTCTCGAACACCTAAATCTTTATGGTCAGTTTTACCTTCCAGAAATTACAAAGCGTTTGAATTCTGCAAAAGCCTCAAAACCTAATCAAATCTTTAAAAGCGGTTTATTAGGAAACTATTTTGCCTTGAGTATGCTTCCCAAAGAAAAGCTCAATACCATGAATACTTTTAAGAATATGAACCCTATTCATAGTACTTTGGGAAAAGATGTGATTGATGAATTTATCCTACAACAAAAGAAAATGCTGAGCCTTTTGGAAGCTTGTCGCAAAATTGACCTCAACAAAACCAAAACATCCATCAGTATTTCGAGCTTTATAAAACTAAAATTGGGAGATACCCTGCGTGTGGTTATTTTTCATAATCAAAGACACATGGTTCAAATTGACGGTGTGCGTTTTTTAATCCCATCTACTAAAGATAGCCATCTAAAATTGAAGTCTATGCGCATATGATCGCACATTCCATGCATAAATGAATAGAGGACTTGTATCCGATTCTGCGCCAGGTCTACCAATTCCAAGTGTAACTGCGTATGGATGCTTCCAGCCTTTTTGGGAAACTATAAAAACTGATTCTTCAATACTTCCATCTTTTGTTTTTTGCCAATTGAAAGGTTGAGACTTAATACCATTTTCCATAAAGGTGAGCTTCCATCTTCCATTTACAAATGTGTCTATCTCCAGAGAAAAATCCATTTCCTGACCTTTATCATTGAGATATGGAATAGGTTCTTTTAGATTAAACATTTCTCTTTTTTCGAGAGGACTCGCTCCTGAAACCGGCCATATTTTTCCTTTAGTTGCATCTAATACTACCTTGCCAATGGCGGTAGACGGATTACCATAGGTTACTACCAATTCCCCTTCATCATTTCCTTCCAAGGAAAAATTCACTTTCAATGGCTTGTCTTTGTTAAGTCCATACAAGCGCCCCAGTGATGGAAATGACTCTATTAATTCTTTTATTGTTTCTGCATTTTGTCCCTTGAGATCGTGATAGTTTTCCGAAATTTTGACATTCACCCAATCTCCAGTAGAATCTATCTTAACTATTTCTAGTGGCAAAGTTGATTGTCTGGCCAAATCTATAAATGACTTATCTAGCGCAATTTCGCTAGAACGGCCTGCCATATTGAGTGCAATAAAAATGCCTCCGGCTAGCAGTACCACCACCAAACCAGAAATAATCCACTTATAAATTCGATTGTCTGAAACTCTCTGCTTCATCTGCCCAAAAATCTGTTGATGCTCAGGACTCCATTCCGAACCAGCTTGAGACGCAACATATTGTTTTAGGGCCTCGAGATACTCATCTGTTTCCTTCTTATTATCGCCCTTTAACTGGTTTAATTTGGCTAATAGTTGAGTTATATCCATAGTCTCGGTTTGTATGGGTAAAGTAAACAAAATCATCTTTCCTAAATCTCAAGCGCCACATGGCTACTGGCAGAAAATAATTCTCTAAATTCATAAAAAAGCTTTAGAGATGAAAAAGTTGGCCATGCTCCTTATTCGCGGCTCAGGTTCCCCTGGATTTGAAAGTCAGGAAGAGTTTTTAAATAAATTCTTTAAGCAATTGCAAAGAAAAGGTATGCCCCGCGAAGCCATTGAATATGAGTTTCTGGATTGGTACACACCATTAGAATCTCAACAACTAGAGCTTTTGAAAAGGCTGGAAAAAAGTGAAACCCCGGTTAAAGGGATGGCTCTCCGCACATTTCTGCTCACCAACATTGCCGACTTAATCAATTACCGAGGCGGAAGTGTTTTCAATAGCATTTCCTATTTAGAAGTACACAAGGCTGTTCATAAAAACATAAAAGACCTGCAAGCACGGGTAGCCCCAGATACTCCGTTGGTCATCATTGCGTCCTCCATGGGTACGGAGATAATAAACAACCATATTTGGGATAGACAACATTGGGCTGACAAGCACAATAATGAACCTGACCCTTTTGGCTCAACTCCTTTTGAAAGACTGGAAACACTTATTGGCTTTTTTACTTTAGGAAACAACATTCCCATTTTTGCCTCTACCTATAATTTGGATGACCTGCAGCCCATTTCCTTTCCAGGAAAAGCCCTTACCAACCAACATAAAGCACGTAGCTTTTGGGAAAACATTTATGACAAAAATGACCCGATGGGCTACCCTATTAAGTTCATTAACACGAATTATAAGCTTTCTCCTTTAAAGGACATTGAGATAAATGTGGGCGGTTTGCTTACTTTTTGGAATCTAGGTTCACATCTTAAATATTGGTCATCCAACAGATTGCGCAAGCACATCGTCAACAGAGTTTATAATCTATGGGAGATTTTATAATTCCACTCGTCTACTCCAGTTGATTTGTCGAATTTTGCTCATCTATGACGAAGTATTACT from Owenweeksia hongkongensis DSM 17368 encodes the following:
- a CDS encoding RluA family pseudouridine synthase, which produces MEKPVSKRILFEDNHLIVVNKLAGELVQGDFTGDKPLLEKVREYIKDKYNKPGNVFTGLVHRLDRPTSGIVVFAKTSKALTRMNAIFEKREVEKIYWAIVKGFPPKEADHLEHFLKKNEKKNKSEYFFKPIKGGKRAALNYQVVKKLEQYSVLEIRLETGRHHQIRVQLSAIGCPIKGDLKYGFSRSNKDASVCLHAKKVIFDHPVSGESLTFEAPLPTGENIWKFV
- a CDS encoding DinB family protein, translating into MKISQEELIDDLVNRTHKILNEAEELKELSEKALQWRQAPESWSVLECLEHLNLYGQFYLPEITKRLNSAKASKPNQIFKSGLLGNYFALSMLPKEKLNTMNTFKNMNPIHSTLGKDVIDEFILQQKKMLSLLEACRKIDLNKTKTSISISSFIKLKLGDTLRVVIFHNQRHMVQIDGVRFLIPSTKDSHLKLKSMRI
- the dnaK gene encoding molecular chaperone DnaK, with the protein product MGKIIGIDLGTTNSCVAVMEGNEPVVIPNSEGKRTTPSIIAFVEGGERKVGDPAKRQAITNPQKTISSIKRFMGSSFSEVEKEKDRVSYKLVKGENNTPRVDIDGRMYTPQELSAMVLQKMKKTAEDYLGTTVDEAVITVPAYFNDSQRQATKEAGEIAGLKVRRIINEPTAASLAYGIDKKGIDQKVVVFDCGGGTHDVSILELGDGVFEVLSTDGDTHLGGDDFDQVLIDWLADEFKSEEDMDLKKDPMALQRLKEAAEKAKIELSSSNSTEINLPYITATASGPKHLVRTLSRSKFEQLVDSLVKRTIAPCENALKQAGLSKSDIDQVILVGGSTRIPAVQDAVKNFFGKEPSKGVNPDEVVALGAAIQGGVLAGDVKDVLLLDVTPLSLGIETMGGVLTKLIEANTTIPTKKSETFSTASDNQPSVEIHVLQGERPMAKDNKTIGRFHLADIPPAPRGVPQIEVTFDIDANGILHVAAKDKATGKEQSIRIEASSGLSQEEIEKMKQEAEANADADNAAKEKVDKLNAADGMVFQTEKQLKEFGDKLSADKKEPIESALTELKTAHQSQDIAAIDAAMEKINEAWKNASEEMYKAQEGAQGQPGDAAPGAEGEASADDVTDVEFEEVDEEKK
- a CDS encoding LamG-like jellyroll fold domain-containing protein, producing MKTKLFFISLILGFSQMYAQVNLSQGLIAAYPMDGNPLDTSGSSYHGTTVGNMQLDTNRFGQPNEAYHFDGQSYIQVLDKTALKGGPNIMFSFAFWFKPEEFSGNRPIISKFLNDPNKDWGIRMLNGFMDFGSEKNYSTYDCMEDSLSIKIYDWNFCVVSVEGASSQVNIWINGLKTKSCNTFNSAKSAVTSADVEIGRNSYAGHHFEGSMDYILIYNRVLTPAEINVLYTHSIDIKEFSTIDFKIYPNPASNHLSVDGDLEGIHQYQVLDMGGKKVFSGLVSGDEVLEVDISSLPKGGYLLSLLSDESIVAKKIFYKD
- a CDS encoding Hsp20/alpha crystallin family protein, with translation MKLIKREEMNPRINPLFGSFLSDDFFNWPATNVERTRGYSPAVNIAEDENGFTLDIAAPGLKKEDFNISVEDNLLTISAEVRTESEDKTPNYTRKEFGFKSFKRSFRITEDQINQEDIKASYENGVLSIALPKKEEAKPQPARAISIS
- a CDS encoding Crp/Fnr family transcriptional regulator; this translates as MDLLSQLYQIINQTPDSWKGELSLKRNEYLKVKGSTDTNLYYVKSGCSRVFIEDEFEEHTIRFGYEGNFIAALDSHITEKPSPFYIQALRKTELKVISKETFMQIINSKTEYLQLWQQMLAGLIYQQLEREVDILTHSPAERYRRVLERSPQLFQEVPAKYIASYLRMTPETLSRLKKS
- a CDS encoding FKBP-type peptidyl-prolyl cis-trans isomerase encodes the protein MKKLFFLLFLATAFFSCKKEDQDKIDQDIITKYIADQNLDAKATGSGLYYVIEEEGTGRHPESNSYVKVAYKGYLTDGTVFDQSSAAGIKFKLTQVIEGWTEGIPLFKVGGKGKLIIPSKLGYGDQSTSGIPANSVLIFDIELLQVY
- the panB gene encoding 3-methyl-2-oxobutanoate hydroxymethyltransferase gives rise to the protein MSVAKSDFKKVTTNSVQEMKQNGEKISMLTAYDFTLAKIIDSAGIDVILVGDSASNVMAGHETTLPITLDQMIYHASSVVRAVERALVVVDLPFGSYQGNSKTALNSSIKIMKESGAHAVKLEGGVEVLTSVRRILTAGIPVMGHLGLTPQSIYKFGTYTVRAKEEEEAEKLISDAKKLEEAGCFALVLEKIPAKLAAKVAKAISIPVIGIGAGGDVDGQVLVLHDMLGMTHEFHPRFLRRYLNLYEDINGAVQNYITDVKSSDFPNEKEQY
- a CDS encoding lysoplasmalogenase — its product is MKTKDFSKIYLSILLLHLVVIYKPDSVELYYLSKPLLLFSLAVFFINRNGFTTVSIKQVAAALALSLAGDVLLMRDGEFFFLGGMAAFLIAHVFYLLFYFGQKLKVSLAALAGGGAIAGAGLWTLYTYVNTPPELELYLYVYGIVLGLHFVISLLFAYANKGLQWLSALGAFLFLISDLILAFNKFNESTVYLSIAVMLTYGLAQYCIVLSINDYLEKGRGD